Proteins encoded by one window of Geobacter sp. DSM 9736:
- a CDS encoding response regulator, with protein MTQGLLIADEDLDSRKQMADLFIEAGYNVTVTNSAANALHGILKKTAQVILISSEFDEITATDLIPLLKKCNRDVTIILVSNEMSLPLIRKLRKEGIFYHALKPVKPEDREEIRQAVQCAFKSQRAS; from the coding sequence ATGACGCAAGGACTTCTTATAGCGGATGAGGATCTGGATTCCCGGAAACAGATGGCGGACCTTTTCATAGAGGCCGGATACAACGTAACTGTAACCAACTCGGCAGCCAACGCGCTCCACGGAATCCTTAAAAAGACGGCCCAGGTGATTTTGATAAGCAGCGAGTTCGATGAAATTACGGCGACGGACCTCATACCGCTACTCAAAAAGTGCAATCGTGACGTGACCATCATTCTGGTTTCAAACGAAATGTCTCTACCTCTGATCCGCAAACTTCGCAAGGAAGGGATTTTCTACCACGCCCTCAAGCCAGTCAAACCGGAGGACAGAGAAGAAATCCGGCAGGCCGTGCAATGTGCGTTCAAGAGCCAGCGAGCTAGCTGA